A region from the Alphaproteobacteria bacterium genome encodes:
- the ccmA gene encoding heme ABC exporter ATP-binding protein CcmA, with protein MTELPLLAVANFTQIKGGRHLFENLSFEVMAGQLVVIKGPNGSGKTTLLRCLAGIPDAYPGIIKSPDITTSYVGHLNALKPRLTVYQNLLQQTSATLDQVTTTLRTRDLLPLQDREVRTLSVGQRRQIALARLPLSGAKLWLVDEPTTHLDAAATAQFWSTLEAHLTAGGACVLTSHTSVPLPEATVVTLDE; from the coding sequence ATGACTGAACTTCCCCTCCTGGCCGTTGCAAACTTTACCCAAATAAAAGGCGGAAGACATTTATTTGAGAATTTGTCATTTGAAGTAATGGCTGGCCAACTGGTTGTTATAAAGGGCCCTAATGGATCCGGCAAGACGACGCTCCTTCGCTGTTTGGCTGGGATTCCGGATGCCTATCCGGGAATCATCAAATCACCTGACATAACCACAAGCTATGTGGGGCATTTAAATGCTTTGAAACCACGTCTCACTGTTTACCAAAATCTTCTCCAGCAAACCAGCGCTACTCTTGATCAAGTGACAACAACCTTACGGACCAGGGATTTGTTGCCACTACAGGATCGGGAAGTGCGCACCTTATCTGTCGGACAAAGACGTCAAATTGCCCTGGCACGGCTGCCTTTATCGGGTGCTAAACTCTGGTTAGTAGATGAGCCAACTACCCACCTTGATGCGGCCGCAACCGCGCAATTCTGGTCTACCCTTGAGGCGCATCTCACCGCAGGCGGCGCTTGTGTCTTAACATCTCATACCTCTGTTCCTTTACCTGAAGCAACCGTGGTGACTCTTGATGAATAA
- a CDS encoding glycine--tRNA ligase subunit alpha: protein MASKPKSFQQIILDLQQYWANWGCAILQPYDVEVGAGTFHPATTLRALGPETWNAAYVQPSRRPTDGRYGENPNRTQYYYQFQVIMKPGPSDCQQLYLDSLKYLGIDIENHDIRFVEDDWESPTLGAAGLGWEVWCDGMEISQFTYFQQVGGIECAVVPVEITYGLERVALNVQNVDDFFLLDWNGADGDKKLTYKDVSRRGEIEFSAYNFVHADTTLLLQHFKDAEQECTALLKLNLALPAYDQCIKASHLFNLLDARGVISVTERASYIGRVRTLAKGCCDIWVNTTQEGA from the coding sequence ATGGCATCAAAGCCGAAGTCATTTCAGCAAATAATCCTGGATTTACAACAGTATTGGGCCAATTGGGGATGTGCGATTTTGCAACCTTACGATGTTGAAGTGGGGGCGGGGACCTTTCACCCAGCCACGACGTTGCGGGCGCTTGGACCTGAGACTTGGAATGCTGCTTACGTGCAACCCTCCCGCCGCCCCACCGATGGGCGCTATGGGGAAAATCCAAATCGCACCCAGTATTATTACCAATTTCAAGTCATCATGAAACCTGGTCCCAGCGACTGCCAACAACTCTATTTAGATAGTTTGAAATATCTTGGGATCGATATTGAAAATCATGATATTCGATTTGTGGAAGATGACTGGGAGAGTCCAACCTTGGGTGCTGCTGGCTTGGGGTGGGAAGTCTGGTGTGACGGTATGGAAATCAGTCAGTTTACGTACTTTCAACAAGTGGGCGGCATTGAGTGCGCCGTCGTGCCTGTTGAAATTACTTATGGTTTAGAACGCGTTGCCCTAAATGTTCAAAATGTGGATGACTTCTTTTTATTGGATTGGAACGGTGCGGATGGGGACAAAAAGCTCACCTACAAGGATGTCTCTCGGCGCGGCGAGATCGAGTTTTCTGCTTATAACTTTGTCCATGCTGATACGACCCTTTTGCTCCAGCATTTTAAAGACGCTGAACAAGAATGCACCGCGTTATTGAAGCTGAACCTGGCTTTGCCAGCTTATGATCAATGTATCAAGGCCAGCCATTTGTTTAACCTTCTGGATGCTCGGGGTGTGATTAGTGTAACCGAACGCGCAAGCTATATCGGGCGTGTGCGAACATTAGCCAAGGGTTGTTGTGACATATGGGTCAACACGACCCAGGAGGGCGCGTAA
- the ccmC gene encoding heme ABC transporter permease CcmC has product MTQHFSHPTSLLMRAQALLPWATGTAAIFGLSGLLLALVFSPADYQQGESVRIMYVHVPASWGALCAYTVMAILSGWGFVTRAPICHIMTKAIAPVGMAFTMISLATGSIWGKPTWGAWWVWDARLTSMLFLLFLYFGYWVLVHMFEDEEKGLSAGAVIALVGWVNVPIIKWSVDWWYTLHQPASLLRFAKPAIHWSMLAPLLCMAVAFASYGLAIAILRFRTELTRRKIEALQIRRTKRPQKKEAA; this is encoded by the coding sequence ATGACACAACACTTTTCGCATCCCACTTCTCTTCTGATGAGGGCACAAGCCCTTCTCCCTTGGGCCACAGGCACAGCGGCCATTTTTGGCCTCTCTGGTCTTCTTCTGGCCCTAGTCTTTTCTCCGGCTGATTATCAACAAGGAGAAAGCGTACGTATCATGTATGTTCATGTGCCCGCTTCCTGGGGAGCCTTATGTGCTTATACGGTCATGGCCATTTTGAGTGGCTGGGGTTTTGTGACGCGAGCCCCGATATGCCATATCATGACAAAGGCGATTGCCCCGGTTGGCATGGCATTTACGATGATTAGCCTCGCAACAGGTTCCATCTGGGGAAAGCCGACCTGGGGGGCTTGGTGGGTATGGGATGCGCGTCTAACATCCATGCTGTTCCTCCTCTTTTTGTATTTCGGATATTGGGTGCTGGTTCATATGTTCGAAGATGAGGAGAAGGGATTATCCGCAGGAGCTGTCATCGCGCTTGTGGGGTGGGTTAATGTACCCATCATAAAATGGTCTGTCGATTGGTGGTACACCCTTCATCAACCGGCAAGTTTGTTACGCTTCGCAAAGCCGGCCATTCATTGGTCGATGCTTGCCCCTCTCTTGTGCATGGCCGTCGCCTTTGCGTCTTATGGATTGGCGATTGCGATCCTTCGCTTTCGAACAGAGCTAACCCGTCGCAAAATCGAGGCGCTTCAAATTCGCAGAACCAAGAGACCCCAAAAAAAGGAAGCAGCGTGA
- the glyS gene encoding glycine--tRNA ligase subunit beta: MAEFFLEIFSEEIPARMQLRASDDLKKILEDELKARGLTFSGIETFVTPRRLVGVVRDLIEATKGTIEDRRGPKVGAPEGAIQGFLKAAGTTLEACEQRDGYYYARIETQSQQTQDVLPEIVQAVFSKIVWPKSMFWALEGGAKSQFWVRAVRSVITLFGGKVLSFELPTMGLVTGNTTQGHRFLKPDVFEVSSFADYQAKLEKAFVILDHQVRQTLIWEGLEASAHQKGLHVQPDQGLLQEVAGLVEYPVPLLGKIESQFMSLPPAVLSTSMRVHQKYFTVMDKDGKIAPYFGVIANTKGADGGTKMIAGYERVLRARLSDAAFFFDHDVKIPLEEFSRRLNTIVFQAKLGTLDQKCARLKILMTAQGAPDAETRAATLAKADLLTSMVGEFPELQGVMGEIYATAQGEFPDVAAAIREHYQPQGPNDSCPSAPLSIALGLADKLDSLIGFFGIGEEPTGSKDPFALRRAALGIIRLIRENDLEKLQLEPLCDAAVLGYTNQGISLKADLTKTVLDFIIDRLKVALRAEGIRHDYVTAVTEGSREDYSHDNIWVITNRAKALQDLVETKDGQALLAGFRRANGILQEEQKRDSIQYTGGQYNDTLPSQPQELNLYKRLEKIHITRAEALKTHDYVKLMRELAALRPEVDAFFELKINDEDPKVRQNRLQLLGKFVTETSLVADFSKIEG, translated from the coding sequence ATGGCTGAATTTTTCCTTGAAATCTTTTCCGAAGAAATTCCAGCGCGCATGCAACTTCGGGCAAGTGATGATTTAAAGAAAATATTGGAAGATGAACTTAAAGCCCGTGGCCTCACCTTTTCTGGAATAGAGACTTTTGTTACGCCACGGCGATTGGTGGGCGTTGTAAGAGACTTAATAGAAGCAACGAAAGGCACCATAGAAGATCGTAGGGGCCCCAAAGTTGGGGCACCAGAAGGCGCGATTCAAGGGTTTCTAAAAGCAGCTGGGACAACCTTAGAGGCTTGCGAACAACGGGACGGCTATTACTATGCCCGCATTGAAACGCAATCCCAGCAGACTCAAGATGTTTTGCCAGAAATCGTTCAAGCTGTATTTTCAAAAATTGTTTGGCCGAAGTCCATGTTTTGGGCGTTGGAAGGGGGGGCCAAATCCCAATTCTGGGTCCGCGCTGTGCGCTCTGTGATCACCCTATTTGGGGGTAAAGTTTTGTCTTTTGAATTGCCGACCATGGGGCTTGTTACGGGTAATACAACCCAAGGTCATCGGTTCTTGAAGCCAGACGTGTTTGAGGTTTCATCGTTTGCCGATTATCAAGCAAAATTGGAAAAGGCCTTTGTGATTTTAGACCATCAAGTTCGCCAAACCCTTATTTGGGAAGGCCTGGAAGCCTCGGCCCATCAAAAGGGGCTTCATGTTCAGCCGGATCAAGGTCTACTTCAAGAGGTGGCCGGATTGGTGGAGTATCCTGTTCCGCTTTTGGGGAAAATCGAGTCCCAGTTCATGAGTCTGCCGCCGGCGGTTTTATCCACGTCCATGCGGGTCCATCAAAAATATTTTACCGTCATGGATAAGGACGGCAAGATTGCCCCTTACTTTGGCGTCATTGCCAATACAAAAGGGGCTGATGGTGGAACGAAAATGATTGCGGGCTATGAGCGGGTATTGCGGGCGCGCTTAAGTGATGCGGCATTCTTCTTTGATCATGATGTAAAAATACCGTTGGAAGAGTTTTCAAGGCGTCTCAACACCATCGTCTTCCAAGCGAAACTTGGAACTCTTGACCAGAAATGCGCCCGCCTAAAAATACTGATGACCGCTCAAGGAGCTCCAGACGCAGAGACGCGTGCCGCTACCTTGGCAAAGGCAGATTTGCTCACTTCCATGGTTGGTGAATTTCCGGAACTTCAAGGGGTAATGGGGGAGATATATGCAACCGCCCAAGGCGAATTTCCTGATGTCGCGGCAGCTATACGTGAACATTATCAGCCTCAAGGGCCCAATGATTCTTGTCCCAGTGCCCCCTTGAGCATCGCCTTGGGGTTGGCGGATAAGCTGGATTCTTTGATCGGGTTCTTTGGCATTGGTGAAGAACCGACTGGATCCAAGGATCCATTTGCTTTGCGTCGTGCGGCCTTGGGAATCATACGGTTGATCCGTGAGAATGACTTGGAAAAGCTTCAACTAGAACCTTTATGTGATGCGGCGGTTCTTGGCTATACGAATCAAGGCATTTCTTTGAAGGCTGATTTGACGAAAACTGTTCTCGATTTTATTATCGACCGCTTGAAAGTGGCTTTACGCGCTGAGGGCATTCGCCATGATTATGTCACAGCCGTGACTGAGGGCAGCCGGGAAGACTATAGCCATGATAACATCTGGGTCATTACAAATCGCGCAAAAGCCTTACAAGATCTTGTTGAAACGAAGGATGGTCAAGCATTGCTCGCTGGGTTCCGACGTGCCAATGGGATCCTGCAGGAGGAACAGAAAAGAGATAGCATACAATATACAGGTGGCCAGTATAATGATACTTTACCTTCTCAACCTCAGGAATTAAATCTTTACAAGAGGTTAGAGAAAATTCACATAACTCGAGCAGAAGCTTTAAAGACCCATGATTATGTTAAACTCATGAGAGAGTTAGCCGCCTTGAGGCCAGAAGTTGATGCCTTCTTTGAGCTGAAGATCAATGATGAAGATCCTAAAGTGCGTCAGAATCGCTTGCAACTTTTAGGTAAATTTGTAACGGAAACATCACTGGTTGCAGATTTTTCTAAGATCGAGGGGTAG
- a CDS encoding heme exporter protein CcmB encodes MNNIGRQIYEELKLTPQAVAHVLLVFLSLIVAFGVLSSNHPSMWQTFLPTLLMGLSYGVISLSLDQLFREDWEDGTLEWRMSQNTYLEGYVFVKILAHWIRLGLPLTMIVGLITSFGSLPLVLGVGMTTLSLTFLGAIASALCLNCKSSCSILLPLLTLPLGIPMMIVSMAAVADPTAGMTSYFAIQCGLSFMSVALSLIACPFALRLTLR; translated from the coding sequence ATGAATAATATCGGGCGACAAATATATGAAGAGCTGAAGCTGACCCCTCAAGCGGTTGCCCACGTTTTGCTGGTATTCTTGAGTCTGATCGTCGCCTTTGGCGTTTTGTCCTCCAACCATCCAAGTATGTGGCAAACCTTTTTGCCCACGCTCTTAATGGGGTTGAGCTACGGTGTCATCAGCTTGAGCCTTGACCAACTCTTTCGCGAAGACTGGGAGGATGGCACCCTTGAATGGCGGATGAGTCAGAATACCTATTTAGAAGGTTATGTGTTTGTCAAAATCCTTGCCCATTGGATTCGCCTTGGGCTCCCCCTCACGATGATCGTCGGCCTCATCACCAGCTTTGGATCCCTTCCGCTTGTTTTAGGGGTGGGGATGACAACCTTGTCTCTAACCTTCCTCGGGGCCATCGCAAGTGCGTTGTGTCTCAACTGTAAGAGCAGTTGTTCAATTCTATTGCCCCTCCTAACCCTCCCCCTTGGGATCCCCATGATGATCGTGAGCATGGCAGCCGTGGCGGATCCAACCGCTGGCATGACTTCTTACTTTGCGATCCAGTGCGGTCTCTCATTTATGAGTGTTGCCTTATCCTTGATCGCCTGCCCGTTTGCTTTACGTTTAACCTTGCGATGA